The following are from one region of the Anaeropeptidivorans aminofermentans genome:
- a CDS encoding stalk domain-containing protein, protein MKKIIFAVILVLVIFNPNKSKAFGAEERNGPVWRISGDDIMYEKDGIIDETTEVLRHENYIILFLNGSPLKGAEGIILENRALVPLRAVGEGLGAVIGWDNESRKTTIEKDGKVFSFSEATEGKELSDNSYRIIDGYAYTLADSLCFQLNAFYSYADPEKGQDKNSVTDRAPVIYIDEITEEKPLPKEEALIWAKKICLEGLGRFKKSPVLFNRNDMTYEEIVEEHQDEFRFIEECIQAMEFEGEFSRYYKFDMKVYKIIFDKYTGDMYYVIRNDAETVKKLQIDDPYLYIPLFFVG, encoded by the coding sequence TTGAAAAAGATTATTTTTGCTGTAATTCTTGTGCTTGTCATTTTTAACCCAAATAAAAGCAAGGCTTTTGGCGCCGAGGAGAGAAACGGCCCTGTATGGCGGATTTCCGGGGACGATATTATGTATGAAAAGGACGGCATAATTGATGAAACTACCGAAGTTTTAAGACATGAAAATTATATTATCTTGTTCTTAAACGGAAGCCCTCTGAAAGGAGCTGAAGGCATTATCTTGGAAAACCGTGCTCTCGTTCCTCTAAGGGCAGTGGGAGAAGGCCTTGGAGCCGTTATTGGCTGGGATAATGAAAGCAGAAAAACCACCATAGAAAAGGATGGAAAGGTATTTTCTTTTTCTGAGGCAACAGAAGGAAAGGAACTTTCAGACAATTCCTATAGAATCATTGACGGATATGCCTATACGCTCGCAGATTCCCTTTGCTTTCAGCTTAACGCCTTTTATTCCTATGCGGACCCTGAAAAAGGTCAGGATAAAAATTCTGTTACGGACCGGGCGCCGGTTATCTATATTGATGAAATTACAGAAGAAAAGCCTCTCCCAAAAGAAGAAGCTCTCATTTGGGCAAAAAAAATCTGTCTTGAAGGCCTTGGAAGGTTTAAAAAAAGCCCTGTCCTTTTCAACAGAAATGATATGACCTATGAAGAAATTGTGGAAGAACATCAAGACGAATTTCGCTTTATCGAAGAGTGTATTCAGGCCATGGAATTTGAAGGGGAATTTTCAAGATATTATAAATTTGACATGAAGGTTTATAAAATTATTTTTGATAAATATACGGGAGACATGTATTACGTCATCAGAAACGACGCTGAAACCGTGAAGAAACTTCAGATAGATGACCCTTATTTATATATTCCTTTGTTTTTTGTTGGGTAG
- the rpoB gene encoding DNA-directed RNA polymerase subunit beta, with amino-acid sequence MEKNRVRSLKQGRTERMSYSRIDEVLEMPNLIEVQKDSYKWFLEEGLREVFEDISPITDYNGNLVLEFIDFRLDDQPKYSIEECKERDATYAAPMRVKTRLRNKEVDEIKEQELFMGDFPLMTDTGTFIINGAERVIVSQLVRSPGIYYSLEHDKVGKKLLFSTVIPNRGAWLEYETDSNDVFSVRVDRTRKVPITVLIRCLGISSDSEIIDLFGEDPKILSTLEKDVSKNYEEALIELYKRIRPGEPPTVESSESLVRSMFFDPKRYDLAKVGRYKFNKKLAFKNRVRGHALARPVVDPMTGEVLAEAGEILTSDKAREIQNSGVPAIFIAQDDKEVKVLSNLAVDINNFIAHLGLKASDFKITEDVYFPVLKELIAANEDVNDLKEAISMNIHRLIPKNITVEDIVASINYTINIDYGIGNIDDIDHLGNRRIRSVGELLQNQFRIGLARMERVVRERMTIQDLDIVTPQALINIRPVTSVIKEFFGSSQLSQFMDQTNPLGELGHKRRLSALGPGGLSRDRAGFEVRDVHSSHYGRMCPIETPEGPNIGLINYLATYARINEYGFIEAPYRIVDQSGEVPRVTDECRYITADEEEEYTIAQVNAQLNEKGEFVSKRVASRFGEEIIEVDCKNVDLMDVSAKQMVSVATALIPFIENDEVTRALMGSNMQRQAVPLLKTEAPIVGTGMEYKTAYDSGVCAIARNAGIVEQVVAKEIVIRTDSGAKDVYRLTKFVRSNQSTCIDQKPVVYKGQRVEKGDVLADGPSTSNGELALGRNPLIGFMAWEGYNYEDAILLSEKLVEEDVYTSIHIEEYEAEARDTKLGPEEITRDIPNVGDDALKDLDAKGIIRIGAEVGPNDILVGKVTPKGETELTAEERLLRAIFGEKAREVRDTSLRVPHGENGTIVDVKIFLRENGDELSPGVNQLVRVYIAQKRKISVGDKMAGRHGNKGVISRVLPVEDMPFLPNGRPLDVVLNPLGVPSRMNIGQVLEVHLGLAAKALGWNIATPVFDGANEIDIMDTLDLANDYVNLTWEEFAEKWEDILEKDIFQSLYENKDHRDEWRGVPLSRDGKIHLRDGRTGEYFDNPVTVGYMHYLKLHHLVDDKIHARSTGPYSLVTQQPLGGKAQFGGQRFGEMEVWALEAYGAAYTLQEILTVKSDDIVGRVKTYEAIVKGENVPEPGVPESFKVLLKELQALGLDVRVLLEDSSEIEIRESIDDYDEINVNIEGNEDEENSSPFIKKGIDDLIRELDDEDEELADDDYTEEEDFDEDEDLTPAPKKESKVSSGGYSAGSDFEIDGFFLDEEDDLPADIDDSDIPDDDDKDDLYRSIISDDDDLDDFED; translated from the coding sequence ATGGAGAAAAACAGAGTACGTTCTCTTAAGCAAGGCAGGACTGAGCGTATGTCTTATTCCAGAATCGACGAAGTCCTTGAAATGCCTAACTTAATTGAGGTACAAAAGGATTCCTACAAGTGGTTTTTGGAGGAAGGCCTTAGGGAGGTATTTGAGGATATTTCTCCTATTACGGATTACAACGGCAATCTTGTGCTTGAATTTATTGATTTCAGACTGGACGACCAGCCTAAATATTCCATTGAAGAGTGTAAGGAGCGGGACGCTACCTACGCAGCCCCTATGCGGGTAAAAACCCGTTTAAGAAATAAAGAGGTTGACGAAATCAAAGAGCAGGAGCTCTTTATGGGCGATTTCCCTCTGATGACGGATACAGGGACCTTTATTATTAACGGTGCTGAACGTGTTATCGTTAGCCAGCTTGTTCGTTCTCCCGGAATTTATTATTCTCTTGAGCATGACAAGGTAGGCAAAAAGCTTCTTTTTTCAACGGTTATTCCAAACAGGGGTGCATGGCTTGAATATGAAACCGACTCAAACGATGTTTTCAGCGTAAGAGTTGACCGAACAAGAAAGGTTCCCATAACCGTATTAATCAGATGCTTAGGCATCAGCAGCGACAGCGAGATTATAGACCTTTTCGGTGAGGACCCTAAAATTTTATCAACTTTGGAAAAGGACGTTTCAAAAAATTACGAAGAAGCCCTTATTGAGCTTTATAAAAGAATCCGTCCCGGCGAGCCGCCTACAGTTGAAAGCAGCGAAAGCCTTGTAAGAAGCATGTTCTTTGATCCGAAGCGCTATGACCTTGCGAAGGTGGGCCGTTATAAATTCAATAAAAAGCTTGCATTTAAAAACAGAGTGCGGGGCCACGCCCTTGCCCGTCCGGTTGTTGACCCTATGACGGGAGAAGTTCTTGCGGAAGCAGGAGAGATTTTAACCTCTGACAAAGCAAGAGAAATACAGAATTCCGGTGTTCCCGCTATATTTATAGCTCAGGACGATAAGGAAGTTAAGGTTCTTTCGAATCTTGCGGTAGATATTAATAATTTCATCGCCCATTTAGGCCTTAAAGCTTCGGATTTCAAAATAACAGAGGACGTTTATTTCCCTGTTTTAAAAGAGCTTATTGCTGCAAATGAGGACGTTAACGACCTTAAAGAAGCAATTTCTATGAATATCCACAGGCTTATTCCTAAAAACATTACCGTAGAAGACATTGTGGCTTCTATTAACTATACCATTAATATTGATTACGGCATCGGAAACATAGATGATATCGACCATTTAGGAAACCGCCGTATCCGTTCCGTAGGCGAGCTTTTACAGAACCAGTTCAGAATCGGTCTTGCCAGAATGGAAAGAGTCGTAAGAGAGCGTATGACCATTCAGGACTTAGATATAGTTACCCCTCAGGCCCTTATAAATATACGCCCTGTGACGTCTGTTATTAAGGAATTTTTTGGAAGCAGCCAGCTTTCCCAGTTTATGGACCAGACCAACCCCCTTGGTGAGCTTGGCCATAAGAGGCGTCTTTCTGCCTTAGGCCCCGGCGGTCTTTCAAGAGACCGTGCAGGTTTCGAGGTTCGTGACGTTCACAGCTCTCATTACGGCCGTATGTGTCCTATTGAGACCCCTGAAGGTCCTAATATCGGTCTGATTAACTATCTTGCAACGTACGCGAGAATTAACGAATACGGCTTCATAGAAGCCCCTTATAGAATCGTAGACCAGTCCGGTGAGGTTCCAAGGGTTACAGATGAATGCCGCTATATTACGGCAGACGAAGAAGAAGAATACACCATAGCCCAGGTTAATGCCCAGCTGAACGAAAAAGGCGAATTCGTAAGCAAAAGAGTAGCCAGCCGTTTCGGTGAGGAAATTATCGAGGTTGACTGTAAAAATGTAGACCTTATGGACGTTTCCGCAAAGCAGATGGTTTCCGTGGCTACGGCTTTGATTCCCTTCATTGAAAACGACGAGGTTACGAGAGCCCTCATGGGTTCTAACATGCAGCGTCAGGCGGTTCCTCTTTTAAAGACGGAAGCCCCTATTGTAGGAACAGGTATGGAATATAAAACAGCCTATGACTCCGGCGTATGTGCAATTGCCAGAAACGCAGGTATTGTAGAGCAGGTTGTGGCAAAGGAAATCGTCATCAGAACCGATTCGGGAGCAAAAGATGTTTATAGGCTTACGAAATTCGTCCGTTCCAACCAGAGTACCTGTATCGATCAGAAGCCTGTTGTATACAAAGGCCAAAGAGTTGAAAAGGGCGACGTTTTGGCAGACGGACCGTCAACCTCAAACGGAGAGCTTGCCCTTGGAAGAAATCCGCTCATCGGGTTTATGGCTTGGGAAGGCTATAACTATGAGGACGCTATTTTATTAAGTGAAAAGCTTGTTGAGGAGGACGTTTACACCTCCATTCATATAGAGGAATACGAGGCGGAGGCCAGAGACACAAAATTAGGCCCCGAGGAAATTACAAGAGATATTCCAAACGTAGGCGATGACGCTTTGAAGGACCTTGACGCAAAGGGAATTATTCGTATCGGTGCAGAGGTAGGCCCTAACGATATTCTTGTAGGAAAGGTTACACCAAAGGGAGAAACAGAGCTTACGGCAGAAGAAAGGCTTCTTCGCGCAATTTTTGGTGAAAAGGCAAGAGAAGTAAGAGATACTTCTTTAAGGGTTCCCCACGGTGAAAACGGAACCATCGTAGATGTAAAAATATTCTTAAGGGAAAACGGCGACGAGCTTTCTCCCGGCGTAAACCAGCTTGTGCGGGTTTATATAGCCCAGAAGAGAAAGATTTCCGTAGGAGATAAAATGGCGGGCCGTCATGGTAATAAGGGCGTTATTTCAAGGGTGCTTCCCGTTGAAGATATGCCGTTTCTTCCTAACGGAAGGCCTTTGGACGTTGTACTGAACCCTCTTGGCGTTCCTTCCCGTATGAATATCGGTCAGGTGCTTGAAGTCCATCTGGGTCTTGCTGCAAAGGCTTTAGGCTGGAACATTGCAACCCCCGTATTCGACGGAGCAAACGAAATTGATATTATGGATACCCTTGACCTTGCAAACGACTATGTAAATCTTACATGGGAGGAGTTTGCGGAGAAATGGGAGGATATTCTTGAAAAAGATATATTCCAGAGCCTTTATGAAAACAAAGACCACAGAGACGAGTGGCGAGGCGTTCCCTTAAGCCGTGACGGAAAGATACACCTTCGGGACGGCAGAACGGGAGAATATTTTGATAATCCTGTAACCGTAGGTTATATGCATTATCTGAAGCTTCACCACCTTGTAGATGATAAAATTCATGCCCGTTCCACAGGACCTTACTCCCTCGTTACTCAGCAGCCATTGGGCGGTAAAGCCCAATTCGGCGGACAGCGTTTCGGAGAGATGGAAGTTTGGGCCCTTGAGGCGTACGGCGCAGCTTATACCCTTCAGGAAATCCTTACTGTTAAGTCCGACGATATCGTGGGAAGGGTAAAAACCTACGAAGCAATTGTAAAAGGCGAAAACGTTCCCGAGCCGGGGGTTCCCGAATCCTTTAAGGTATTACTGAAAGAGCTTCAGGCTCTTGGCCTTGACGTTCGGGTGCTTCTTGAGGACTCCTCTGAAATAGAAATCAGAGAATCCATTGATGATTATGACGAAATAAACGTGAATATCGAAGGCAATGAAGACGAAGAAAACAGCAGCCCCTTCATTAAAAAAGGAATCGATGACCTTATAAGAGAGCTTGACGACGAAGACGAAGAGCTTGCAGACGATGATTACACCGAAGAAGAGGACTTTGATGAGGATGAGGACCTTACGCCTGCGCCTAAGAAGGAAAGCAAAGTTTCTTCCGGCGGATATTCCGCAGGAAGTGATTTTGAGATTGATGGCTTCTTCCTTGATGAAGAAGATGACCTTCCGGCTGATATTGACGATTCTGACATTCCGGATGACGACGACAAAGACGATTTATACAGAAGCATAATCTCCGATGATGATGATTTAGATGATTTCGAGGATTAA
- the rpoC gene encoding DNA-directed RNA polymerase subunit beta' has protein sequence MPNENTEQSIIFDSIKIGLASPEKIREWSRGEVKKPETINYRTLKPERDGLFCERIFGPSKDWECHCGKYKRIRYKGVVCDRCGVEVTKSKVRRERMGHIELAAPVSHIWYFRGIPSRMGLILGLSPRVLERVLYFASYIVLDPGRTGLDYKQLLNEREYREAVDKYGNTFRVGMGAEAIKEILQNIDLERESVELKEQLKDATGQKRIRLIKKLEVIESFRISKNKPEWMIMDVVPVIPPDLRPMVQLDGGRFATSDLNDLYRRVINRNNRLKRLLDLGAPNIIVRNEKRMLQEAVDALIDNGRRGRPVTGPGNRPLKSLSDLLKGKQGRFRQNLLGKRVDYSGRSVIVVGPNLKLYQCGLPKEMAIELFKPFAMKKLVQEGFAHNIKSAKRMVERLQPEVWDVLEDVIKEHPVMLNRAPTLHRLGIQAFEPVLVEGKALKLHPLVCTAYNADFDGDQMAVHVPLSAEAQAECRFLLLAPNNLLKPSDGAPVTVPSQDMVLGIYYLTLAKDGEVGEGKIFKDEQEAILAYDNKYISLHSKIKVRRTLEIDGEIHSRIVDTTVGRIILNEAIPQDIGYVDRTVFENKFLYEIDFVVDKKTLGKIINRCINRYGSTDTAEVLDKIKTLGFSYSTRGALTVSVSDMEIPSAKYDIIRDTEGKVENITKMFRRGLMTDEERHAKIIASWESATDQITKALIDGLGRYNNIYMMANSGARGSTNQIKQLAGMRGLMASPSGGIIELPIKANFREGLSVLEYFISAHGARKGLSDTALRTADSGYLTRRLVDVSQDIIVREWDCAEEGEEVPGMWVSAFKDGDEVIEPLSDRLRGRWSILDIMHPETGEIIVKADTMITPDQADLVESLGIKSVYIRTILTCRSRIGLCAKCYGANMASGRIVRIGESVGIIAAQSIGEPGTQLTMRTFHTGGISSNEDITQGLPRVEELFEARKPKGLAIISDFAGTVTVSDTKKKREVIVTSPDGEVKEYLIPYGSRIKVFTGDEIGAGDELTEGSVYPHDILKIKGIRGVQDYMLAEVQRVYRLQGVDINDKHIEVIVRQMLKRVKVEENGDTDLLPGSLVDWLEFEEINKKVIEEGLEPAIGSRVLLGITKASLATDSFLSAASFQETTRVLTEAAIKGKVDPLIGLKENVIIGKLIPAGTGMPVYRKIKVSATDPDLETEGLDGGTGDNIA, from the coding sequence ATGCCTAATGAAAACACAGAACAATCCATTATATTTGATTCTATAAAAATTGGCCTGGCGTCTCCTGAAAAAATCAGGGAATGGTCAAGGGGCGAAGTGAAAAAGCCCGAGACCATAAACTATAGAACATTAAAGCCCGAAAGGGACGGACTTTTCTGCGAGCGTATTTTCGGTCCTTCTAAGGACTGGGAATGCCACTGCGGAAAATATAAAAGAATACGCTATAAAGGCGTAGTCTGTGACCGCTGCGGCGTTGAGGTTACAAAATCAAAGGTAAGAAGGGAAAGAATGGGGCATATTGAGCTTGCCGCCCCCGTTTCCCACATCTGGTATTTCAGGGGAATCCCAAGCCGTATGGGCCTTATTTTAGGCCTTTCCCCAAGAGTGCTTGAAAGAGTATTATATTTCGCCTCTTATATCGTTTTAGACCCGGGCAGAACAGGTCTTGACTATAAACAGCTTTTAAATGAAAGAGAATATAGAGAAGCCGTAGATAAATACGGCAATACCTTCCGTGTAGGCATGGGAGCAGAAGCCATTAAGGAAATTCTCCAGAATATCGACCTTGAAAGAGAGTCGGTAGAGCTTAAGGAACAGCTTAAGGACGCTACGGGGCAAAAGCGCATCAGGCTTATCAAGAAGCTTGAAGTTATTGAAAGCTTCCGCATATCAAAAAATAAGCCCGAATGGATGATTATGGACGTTGTTCCTGTGATTCCGCCGGATCTTCGCCCTATGGTTCAGCTGGACGGCGGCCGCTTTGCCACCAGCGACTTAAACGACCTTTACAGAAGGGTTATCAATAGAAATAACCGCCTTAAAAGACTTTTGGACCTTGGCGCACCGAATATTATCGTTCGAAACGAAAAAAGAATGCTCCAGGAAGCCGTTGATGCCCTTATCGATAACGGCAGAAGAGGAAGACCTGTAACAGGCCCCGGAAACAGGCCTTTAAAATCCCTTTCAGACTTACTGAAAGGAAAGCAGGGCCGTTTCAGACAAAACCTTCTTGGAAAACGTGTTGACTATTCCGGCCGTTCCGTTATCGTTGTAGGCCCCAATCTGAAGCTTTACCAATGCGGTCTTCCTAAGGAAATGGCCATAGAGCTTTTCAAGCCCTTTGCCATGAAAAAGCTTGTTCAGGAGGGCTTTGCCCATAATATCAAAAGTGCAAAAAGAATGGTTGAAAGACTTCAGCCGGAGGTTTGGGACGTACTTGAAGACGTTATTAAGGAACACCCTGTTATGCTGAACCGTGCCCCAACACTTCATCGGCTTGGTATTCAGGCCTTTGAACCGGTACTTGTAGAAGGTAAGGCCTTAAAGCTTCACCCGCTTGTGTGTACAGCGTATAACGCCGACTTCGACGGTGACCAGATGGCGGTTCACGTACCTTTATCGGCAGAGGCCCAGGCAGAATGCCGTTTCCTCCTTCTTGCGCCAAATAACCTTCTGAAACCTTCTGACGGAGCGCCGGTTACGGTTCCTTCGCAGGACATGGTTTTAGGTATTTACTATCTTACCCTTGCAAAAGACGGTGAAGTAGGCGAAGGCAAAATATTTAAAGACGAGCAGGAAGCTATTCTTGCCTATGACAATAAATACATCAGCCTTCATTCAAAAATAAAAGTAAGGCGTACGCTTGAAATAGACGGAGAAATCCATTCAAGAATCGTTGACACAACTGTGGGAAGAATCATATTAAACGAGGCGATTCCCCAAGATATCGGCTATGTTGACAGAACTGTATTTGAGAATAAATTCCTTTATGAAATAGATTTTGTGGTAGACAAAAAGACCCTTGGAAAGATTATCAACAGATGTATCAACAGATACGGCTCTACAGATACTGCTGAGGTTCTTGACAAAATAAAGACCCTTGGTTTCAGCTATTCCACAAGGGGCGCATTGACGGTTTCCGTATCGGATATGGAAATCCCTTCCGCTAAGTACGATATTATCCGTGATACGGAAGGCAAAGTTGAAAATATTACCAAGATGTTCAGACGCGGTCTTATGACCGACGAAGAGCGTCATGCAAAGATTATCGCTTCATGGGAAAGCGCAACAGATCAGATTACAAAAGCGCTGATTGACGGCCTCGGAAGATACAATAATATTTACATGATGGCAAACTCCGGCGCCAGAGGTTCGACAAACCAGATTAAACAGCTTGCAGGTATGCGCGGTCTTATGGCAAGCCCTTCAGGCGGCATTATAGAGCTTCCTATTAAGGCAAACTTCCGTGAAGGACTTTCTGTTCTTGAGTATTTCATTTCCGCTCACGGTGCAAGAAAAGGCCTTTCGGACACGGCTTTAAGAACTGCTGACTCCGGTTATCTTACAAGAAGGCTTGTAGACGTTTCTCAAGACATTATCGTAAGAGAATGGGACTGCGCCGAAGAAGGGGAAGAAGTTCCCGGCATGTGGGTGTCTGCATTTAAAGACGGCGACGAAGTCATAGAGCCCCTTTCCGACCGTTTAAGGGGCAGGTGGTCTATTCTTGACATTATGCACCCTGAAACAGGCGAAATTATAGTAAAAGCCGACACCATGATTACCCCAGACCAGGCCGACCTTGTGGAAAGCCTTGGCATTAAGAGTGTTTATATAAGAACCATACTGACCTGCCGTTCAAGAATCGGCCTCTGTGCCAAATGCTACGGCGCAAACATGGCCTCCGGCCGTATCGTAAGAATCGGTGAGTCTGTCGGCATTATAGCCGCCCAGTCCATCGGTGAGCCGGGTACACAGCTTACAATGCGTACCTTCCATACAGGCGGTATTTCTTCAAACGAAGACATTACTCAGGGTCTTCCCCGTGTTGAGGAGCTTTTTGAGGCAAGAAAGCCCAAGGGCCTTGCCATCATCTCCGATTTTGCAGGTACCGTTACTGTAAGCGACACGAAGAAGAAGCGTGAAGTTATCGTTACAAGCCCCGACGGAGAGGTGAAGGAATATTTGATTCCTTACGGCTCCCGTATTAAAGTCTTTACCGGAGACGAAATCGGCGCCGGTGACGAGCTGACAGAAGGTAGCGTATATCCTCATGATATTCTTAAGATAAAAGGCATAAGAGGCGTTCAGGACTATATGCTTGCAGAGGTTCAAAGAGTATACAGGCTTCAAGGTGTTGATATTAATGATAAGCATATTGAAGTTATCGTGCGCCAGATGCTTAAGCGAGTGAAAGTAGAAGAAAACGGCGATACGGATCTCCTTCCCGGAAGCTTGGTAGACTGGCTTGAATTTGAAGAAATCAACAAAAAGGTCATTGAAGAAGGCTTAGAACCCGCTATCGGAAGCAGAGTTCTCCTCGGTATCACAAAGGCTTCTCTTGCAACGGATTCCTTCCTTTCTGCGGCTTCCTTCCAGGAAACCACAAGGGTTCTTACGGAAGCGGCAATTAAAGGCAAGGTTGATCCTCTTATCGGCTTAAAAGAAAACGTAATTATAGGTAAACTGATCCCTGCCGGTACAGGAATGCCTGTTTATAGAAAAATAAAGGTTTCTGCAACGGATCCCGACCTTGAAACAGAAGGATTAGACGGCGGAACAGGAGATAATATAGCATAA
- a CDS encoding HAD-IA family hydrolase, with protein sequence MLKEKEYILFDLDGTIINSGKGIINSAIYALESFGIKIEKPEMLRSLIGPPLKDSIIAYFDLDSQKAEEIVLKYREHYGEKGLYECALYPGIKELLGDLAKAGKKPCIATTKSTYFAEKILSYLDVGQYFIKIAGSNLDGSRQDKHEVIEYCLKSLAIENRKKVLMIGDRKYDIEGAKKSEIDFIAVSYGFGELSELKKAGAKTIVKDALELRKIIL encoded by the coding sequence ATGCTTAAAGAAAAGGAATATATTTTATTCGACCTTGACGGAACAATAATTAACTCGGGAAAAGGGATTATAAATTCCGCAATATATGCTTTGGAAAGCTTCGGAATAAAAATCGAAAAGCCGGAAATGCTTAGAAGCCTTATCGGACCGCCTTTAAAAGATTCCATTATAGCCTATTTCGATCTTGATTCTCAAAAGGCTGAAGAAATCGTTTTAAAATATAGGGAGCATTATGGGGAGAAGGGCCTATATGAATGTGCGCTCTATCCCGGCATCAAAGAGCTTCTTGGAGATTTGGCAAAGGCAGGCAAAAAGCCCTGTATTGCCACCACAAAATCCACGTATTTTGCTGAAAAGATACTTTCCTATTTGGACGTAGGCCAATACTTCATTAAAATCGCCGGAAGCAATCTGGACGGAAGCAGGCAGGATAAGCATGAGGTAATCGAATACTGTCTTAAAAGCCTTGCCATAGAGAATCGAAAAAAGGTGCTTATGATAGGTGATAGGAAATATGATATTGAAGGGGCAAAGAAATCTGAAATCGATTTCATAGCTGTAAGCTATGGCTTTGGGGAACTATCGGAGCTAAAAAAAGCAGGAGCAAAGACCATTGTAAAAGACGCTTTGGAATTACGAAAAATTATACTTTGA
- a CDS encoding LysR family transcriptional regulator, with protein MDEIKLKYFISAARHLSFTKAAEDCHVTQSTISKQISALEEELNSHLFYRLHNSLKLTAAGERLATRAEDYMEQYRMINESVRRLHLEQEQRLTIGIGPWEWALVSKPLELFAERYPDVEVFCSHYTYKRLVSHLRSGTVDIGICSESCVGLISEIYSEPLGFSKFEVAAHKDHLFFNLSSEDQAVLKDQIVITFYENEYEPVRPYCIKNNMAHSNFTHSNFFPSFIAMVRAKVCIALMPVFTKSFLASDIRFIDVLQKPLVQKFYAARNSSVLSHAAKNFMDICKEVYPDLPEIGFS; from the coding sequence TTGGATGAGATTAAATTAAAATATTTTATAAGTGCGGCAAGGCATCTTAGCTTCACGAAGGCCGCCGAAGACTGCCATGTAACCCAGTCTACCATAAGCAAGCAAATTTCCGCTTTGGAAGAAGAGCTTAATTCACATCTTTTCTATAGGCTTCATAATTCTCTTAAACTGACTGCTGCCGGCGAAAGACTTGCTACGAGAGCGGAAGACTATATGGAGCAATACAGAATGATTAATGAAAGTGTAAGAAGGCTCCATCTTGAACAGGAGCAGCGTCTGACCATAGGGATAGGGCCTTGGGAATGGGCCTTGGTTTCGAAGCCTCTTGAACTATTTGCTGAGCGCTATCCTGATGTTGAGGTGTTTTGCTCTCATTATACCTATAAAAGGCTTGTTTCCCATTTGCGCTCCGGTACGGTTGATATTGGTATTTGTTCGGAATCCTGTGTAGGGCTCATCAGCGAAATTTATTCTGAGCCTCTGGGATTTTCAAAATTTGAAGTGGCTGCTCATAAGGACCACCTGTTTTTTAACCTCTCTTCGGAAGACCAGGCGGTTCTCAAAGACCAGATTGTCATTACCTTTTATGAAAATGAATATGAGCCTGTAAGGCCTTACTGCATTAAAAACAATATGGCTCATTCAAATTTTACCCACAGCAATTTTTTTCCTTCATTTATAGCAATGGTAAGAGCCAAAGTATGTATCGCATTAATGCCTGTTTTCACAAAGAGTTTTTTAGCCTCTGACATTCGCTTTATTGACGTACTTCAGAAGCCTTTAGTTCAGAAGTTTTATGCGGCGCGAAATAGTTCTGTATTAAGCCATGCGGCAAAAAACTTTATGGATATATGCAAAGAAGTATACCCTGACCTTCCTGAAATAGGCTTTTCTTAA
- a CDS encoding DUF3899 domain-containing protein — MQLIDKRKFLVYSGISTVACIFSIIFIKADFFIYRIINGLFIGGLFSLIPGLISYLRSIGMLDIFIYSYRTLRSYSKHFEDELKEGKKAKTYHEFKMEKAPKPFSLEPLFIGGVLVLVSAVSSFIAG, encoded by the coding sequence ATGCAATTAATTGACAAGAGAAAATTCTTGGTATATTCAGGCATCAGTACAGTAGCCTGCATATTTTCCATCATATTTATAAAGGCCGATTTTTTTATTTATCGAATAATAAACGGTCTTTTTATTGGCGGCTTATTTTCTCTCATACCGGGGCTTATTTCATATCTTAGAAGCATTGGCATGCTGGATATTTTCATATATAGTTACAGAACCCTCCGGTCCTATTCAAAGCATTTTGAAGATGAGCTTAAAGAAGGCAAGAAGGCGAAAACATATCATGAGTTTAAAATGGAGAAAGCCCCTAAGCCTTTTTCTCTGGAGCCGCTGTTTATCGGCGGTGTCCTTGTGCTTGTTTCTGCGGTTTCATCATTTATTGCAGGGTAA